Within the bacterium genome, the region ACGGTTGCTTGGACGAACAACATGGAAGAGATCGCCGGTTATTAACACCAAGTCAGGCGAAAGATCGAGCACACTTTTGAGCGCTTTCTCAAAAGCGGTGTAAACATCATGTTCCCGAAGGTTCACCCCTCCAGGTGTGCTCCGATGATATGCGCGATATCCCAGGTGGACATCGCTAATATGGCATAGCTTCATCTAATTTACCTATTCAAAAGGATCAGGATCGTCTGTGGCGTTGAGTGTCGGATAAGGTTCAGGGTCACCAATAGCGGAAACCGGCACGGTTCTGTAACCAGGTTTCTTGGGTATTTGCTTCGCAAAATAGCTGAGCGGATCACTCGGCCTAGTACACATGGTTCTGCATAAAGCTGTTATCAATTGTTTACGTGTTGCTTGATCATTCACATCTCCGGCAAGCGCAACTGTATCAGCTACTACCGTAGGAGTCAACTTATTGTCCAGTGTGCGCAATTGTCGCCAAATGGCTCTGTCTAAAGGTACATCAGAAGCCGGTTTGAACTTACCAACTCCATCTCGCCCGCGCATTACAAAGGGACGTGGGAACTGAATAAAGACCGGTTGTTGATAATAGGGATGTTTGAGCAACATTTGGCCAGGTGAGAGGGTGCCGAGTTTTTGCTTCACTGCAGGGTCAAACACCCCATAGCCAGGCTGCGCCAATTCCTCCATCTCAATCTGCCCCCATAGCGCTGTCGAACAGTTCCCCACCACCTGTCGGTCAACCTGTGAACGAAATTGCTGCGCCCCAAAGAGCACTAATCCAAGATACCGCCCACGTGCCGCGATATCACGCACCGTTCGCCCTACATAGGTCTCCTTGCCGGACGATGGCGCATATTGGTTCAATTCATCCACGACTACGATTACCGTATCCACTCCAAGCTCGCGTTTCTCCATCCTGTCGCGAAGTTCGGCGATAATGCGCGTAAACACCAAATCCTGAGCCTCCGCCCGAAGCTGCGCTACGTCGACCACATAGACTGAGCGGTCTTCAAAAGATTTATCAAACAAGTCAGATCGATTTTCATCTTCGGTTAGTAATCCGGCATAACGGGTGGGCAGATTACGCAATCGGTTGTAGACCTTGCGGATGGTCTCCTGCGCATGAGAACGCCAGCGAGTTTGGTTCGTGTGTTCTATATACCCAATAACTGTTTTGAACCACTCTTCGAGATCTGTAAAGTTCTTAACGGGCATTGATTTCGGACAACCTTGCGCAATCTCCGCAGGGTCAAACTCAAAAACCTCAGTATCAACTGCTCTTTGTCGAACGAACTGAAGAAAGGCATCGGCTTTGACATCGATATCGTCTTGATTAAGCATTACCTCTGTATACTTCATGACATCCGGCAGTCCCCATTGAAGCGGATGTAAATTAGAAGTGACATCCTCGTGAGTTCGAAGTGTTGCCGGATTATAGCCATCTTCTTTTAACGGCGCATAGTAGATCACGTTTTCGAAAGGCTTTCTTTCAAAACCAATCTGTTCATACATCGCGCTATCTTCTTCGCTCATAGGCTCTATCGGAGGATGATCGAGAAAGAGTAAATCAGGGCCTTTTACGTTGAAACAGATAACGGCGACTGACTTATGGTACTTGGCGAAGATGCTTGCTAGCAGGAATTCGATAAGACTTGTCTTAGCAGCAAGGCCAGAGGTTCCTGTAACATTTAAATGCCCTGCCTCCGGACCTAATAGAAAGTCGGAATCGACATAAACAGGAGCGGTGAGTTCACCACTTTTATATAAGCCCATGGGAATTCGGCGCTCTTCGGGAATGCGATCGATATTGAGCGCCATAAGGACGTCGTCTTTACCGGCGAGATAAACGCTGGTGATGGGGGCCGGTTGAACAGGGTCTTCCGGTACACGCCGAAGCACTGCCGCCTTGTAGAGCCTAATTTCCGGTCTTTCAGTCGGGGAATAACTTTCCGGTTGCCTATTCATTCCGATGAAGTCGGAGAGGGGGGCATTCAAGTCGTTATAACCCAAAGCCTCCACCACTACCGCCCAAGTGGTTGAAGCTAACCGATCGGGTGTTTCTTCCGCACAAGCGGTAACAAGCGTGCCAATCCCGATTGGCTCCATGGGAGATGCCCAAAAATAGAAGTGAAATGCTGTATTCGGTTGGCGCTCAGTACCAACGACGCGCCCAACCAGTCGGCGCTCCAATGCCTGCTCCATATGCCCTCCGTGCTCATATAATGCTATTAAAGAAATTGTATCAGAACGAGCGGAAAAGTGATAGTAGACAAGGGTAATTACTTAGCGTTTAAAATGGCTTTTGTTCCCTGTGAAGGTATGGGGGGTGAAGGGTAAACAGGCGGCCGCTTGGCCGCCTTATTATTATTCCTATTTCGCCGCCGTATCTTCAAGCCATTTCGACTTCTGTTCAACAAAACGGAAATGTGGGTAAGCCATTTCACCAAAATTCATCACTACAAGTGGGCGTATTACCTGTTCTGTAACGACTGTTTCCGCAAGATCGCGCCTTAACGACTGCAATTGCAGAAGTAGGACTTGCAGGTGAACCGTTCCTAACGCAAGGCTGCCAACTCTTCGCCCTTCATCCGTTGCAAGCGTCTGGCCTAAGATAGCGCGCGCTATTTCCTTATTGTGATAATCCACTGCCTCTAAGTATCCCTGGCCTCCATTTTGCAAAGACTGTAAAAGCTGAACCTGGACATCCTCAGGGATAACAAGGGCATTCTCTCTTTGAAGTTTTTCGAGGACTTCTAACAGTTCATCCTGGGATTCAGGCGGAAGTCCACGCTTGTAGATGCCCATTACGGTTGGCGAACCATATTTCTCTAAGTAGACCGACCAGAACTTGAGCAATGCGGTTTTAGCAAACCAGTGCTGATGGGCTGAACGTAAATCAGACTCACCCCAAGGGCTTTCATAACGTGAGTTGTAGGAGTAGAGGATGAACTTATCGCGAGGCATTTCGGTCGGAACCTCACCAGGGACGATTAGATTAAGTTTTTTTATATTCAAAAACTCATCCACATCGAAACCAAATAGCTGAGGGTCTTTAGCTTTTACTGCTTTAAGCACAAATTTGCCCTGATATGGCTGTTCCTCTCGAAGCTCGTATATCTGCTCTAAAACCGAAAAGCCTTTGGCAAAGCAATCCATCGCCTTCCACAAGAGCGAAATCACCGAACCGGTCATGTAGTTGAAGTTGAATCGAATGAATTCAGCAATATCACGCGCTTCTTGTGAATCGTTATCAGGGACAAGCTCCCATTGAGCGGCAAGAACGCCCAATTTCTTGACATTCAGCGATGCGCGCACCTGGGCGTCAGCTTGCATCG harbors:
- a CDS encoding DUF935 family protein, coding for MQADAQVRASLNVKKLGVLAAQWELVPDNDSQEARDIAEFIRFNFNYMTGSVISLLWKAMDCFAKGFSVLEQIYELREEQPYQGKFVLKAVKAKDPQLFGFDVDEFLNIKKLNLIVPGEVPTEMPRDKFILYSYNSRYESPWGESDLRSAHQHWFAKTALLKFWSVYLEKYGSPTVMGIYKRGLPPESQDELLEVLEKLQRENALVIPEDVQVQLLQSLQNGGQGYLEAVDYHNKEIARAILGQTLATDEGRRVGSLALGTVHLQVLLLQLQSLRRDLAETVVTEQVIRPLVVMNFGEMAYPHFRFVEQKSKWLEDTAAK
- a CDS encoding ATP-binding protein; its protein translation is MEQALERRLVGRVVGTERQPNTAFHFYFWASPMEPIGIGTLVTACAEETPDRLASTTWAVVVEALGYNDLNAPLSDFIGMNRQPESYSPTERPEIRLYKAAVLRRVPEDPVQPAPITSVYLAGKDDVLMALNIDRIPEERRIPMGLYKSGELTAPVYVDSDFLLGPEAGHLNVTGTSGLAAKTSLIEFLLASIFAKYHKSVAVICFNVKGPDLLFLDHPPIEPMSEEDSAMYEQIGFERKPFENVIYYAPLKEDGYNPATLRTHEDVTSNLHPLQWGLPDVMKYTEVMLNQDDIDVKADAFLQFVRQRAVDTEVFEFDPAEIAQGCPKSMPVKNFTDLEEWFKTVIGYIEHTNQTRWRSHAQETIRKVYNRLRNLPTRYAGLLTEDENRSDLFDKSFEDRSVYVVDVAQLRAEAQDLVFTRIIAELRDRMEKRELGVDTVIVVVDELNQYAPSSGKETYVGRTVRDIAARGRYLGLVLFGAQQFRSQVDRQVVGNCSTALWGQIEMEELAQPGYGVFDPAVKQKLGTLSPGQMLLKHPYYQQPVFIQFPRPFVMRGRDGVGKFKPASDVPLDRAIWRQLRTLDNKLTPTVVADTVALAGDVNDQATRKQLITALCRTMCTRPSDPLSYFAKQIPKKPGYRTVPVSAIGDPEPYPTLNATDDPDPFE